The following coding sequences lie in one Rutidosis leptorrhynchoides isolate AG116_Rl617_1_P2 chromosome 6, CSIRO_AGI_Rlap_v1, whole genome shotgun sequence genomic window:
- the LOC139851607 gene encoding rho GDP-dissociation inhibitor 1-like isoform X1, translating to MGNDDDKDDEKSASTSATTMQEEDFSDSSCYATEDDDDIHIQLGPKMSIREHLEKDKDDESLRRWKEQLLGGLDVAQVKDQEEPDVKILNLTIVAEGRPDIVLEIPQDGHPKGPWFTLKEGCKYHLRFTIRVTNDIVCGLKYTNMVWKRGLKVENSKEMLGTFSPQAEPYVHEMPEDTTPSGIFARGSYTAKTRFVDDDNNCHLELNYTFEIHKEWDK from the exons ATGGGTAATGATGATGATAAGGATGATGAAAAATCAGCATCAACATCTGCTACTACAATGCAGGAAGAAGATTTCTCTGATTCGTCCTGTTACGCCACCGAAGATGATGATGACATTCACATACAATTGGGTCCAAAGATGAGCATCAGAGAGCATCTTGAAAAGGATAAG GATGATGAGAGTTTGAGAAGATGGAAAGAGCAGTTGCTTGGAGGTCTTGATGTTGCCCAAGTTAAAG ATCAAGAGGAACCGGACGTGAAGATACTGAACCTTACGATCGTGGCTGAAGGTAGACCGGATATAGTTCTCGAAATTCCCCAGGATGGTCACCCTAAGGGCCCATGGTTCACCCTCAAAGAAGGCTGTAAATACCATTTGAGGTTCACAATCAGGGTCACCAATGACATTGTTTGTGGCCTTAAGTACACTAATATGGTATGGAAAAGAGGGTTAAAAG TTGAAAACTCGAAAGAGATGCTTGGAACGTTTAGCCCACAAGCAGAGCCTTACGTACACGAAATGCCCGAAGATACAACCCCCTCTGGAATATTTGCTAGAGGATCATATACTGCAAAAACCAGG TTTGTAGATGATGACAACAATTGCCACCTGGAGCTGAACTATACTTTTGAAATTCATAAAGAGTGGGACAAGTAG
- the LOC139851607 gene encoding rho GDP-dissociation inhibitor 1-like isoform X2 produces MQEEDFSDSSCYATEDDDDIHIQLGPKMSIREHLEKDKDDESLRRWKEQLLGGLDVAQVKDQEEPDVKILNLTIVAEGRPDIVLEIPQDGHPKGPWFTLKEGCKYHLRFTIRVTNDIVCGLKYTNMVWKRGLKVENSKEMLGTFSPQAEPYVHEMPEDTTPSGIFARGSYTAKTRFVDDDNNCHLELNYTFEIHKEWDK; encoded by the exons ATGCAGGAAGAAGATTTCTCTGATTCGTCCTGTTACGCCACCGAAGATGATGATGACATTCACATACAATTGGGTCCAAAGATGAGCATCAGAGAGCATCTTGAAAAGGATAAG GATGATGAGAGTTTGAGAAGATGGAAAGAGCAGTTGCTTGGAGGTCTTGATGTTGCCCAAGTTAAAG ATCAAGAGGAACCGGACGTGAAGATACTGAACCTTACGATCGTGGCTGAAGGTAGACCGGATATAGTTCTCGAAATTCCCCAGGATGGTCACCCTAAGGGCCCATGGTTCACCCTCAAAGAAGGCTGTAAATACCATTTGAGGTTCACAATCAGGGTCACCAATGACATTGTTTGTGGCCTTAAGTACACTAATATGGTATGGAAAAGAGGGTTAAAAG TTGAAAACTCGAAAGAGATGCTTGGAACGTTTAGCCCACAAGCAGAGCCTTACGTACACGAAATGCCCGAAGATACAACCCCCTCTGGAATATTTGCTAGAGGATCATATACTGCAAAAACCAGG TTTGTAGATGATGACAACAATTGCCACCTGGAGCTGAACTATACTTTTGAAATTCATAAAGAGTGGGACAAGTAG